AACACACTGTCAAAAGGCCCCAACTTCCTAATATTACAATTGATCAAGTCGCTTCATAATCACTGAATTCGGCTATTTTTCCAAAGGCTATTTTCGTCTACTTTAGCCTCAGGATCACAGCATTTTGCATGAATCCCATCATAAAGCGTTGCATTGGCACAATGAGCATATACGAAACTTTTTGTTGCTCCTTTAACAGTGAACGCTTTCAATTAAAAAGAAAAAAGATGATCAAATCAGTATTAGTAGGTTTAATAACTATTCTTTGTATGACAGCCTGTGCACAAGAGTCTACCATAAATCCATCCTTGGAATCTATCCATTGGATTCCGATGCAGACCAAGGACAAACAATTCGTCTATGTGGACAGTTCGCTCCAGCAGCAGCTGACACAAAAATTCTACGGGGCCGAACCCTTTACCCCAACTGGTTACGCTATCGTCTCCAATGAGAAGAACCAGCAGGCTTTAATTAATTCAAAGGGAGATTTTATAGAACATTATTCTGATACCGATCTTGGGCTACAACCACTAGGTCAGGTGACGCTACTCATGAAACGTCGGGAGCATGAGAAAAAACTGCCTTTCTGGAACTGGAACTGGAATATCATGGGTGGTGGTGTAAAAAAAACAGCACCCTATGTTAAGGTAGAAATCCGTGTGCTTGAAACCGATCAGATCCTGTTGGACAAAGATATTCCCTATGACGAAAACGAATACAATTCGGATGCATACCATTTGGATGATAAACATTTTGTCCTAAATGGGAACCTTTATGAACTAAAAAATCAGTATCTAAAAAAGCTTAGTACAAAAATTGATATGATTTTGGAAAATGGCCGATATATTCCTCCTGCTGAAAATCGTTTTGAAATCTACGATATTCAACATAAGCAGCCTATTTTTTCCAATCTAGTCGGTGTGGATAAAATAGATTTGCTCTGGAACGGCCAGCCCTTACAGTTGGATTCCATCAATCAGGATCGCTATAAACCAACAGTGCCCAAATTGTTAAAAGACAACAACACAGGTGCCATCTATGTTTTCCCGCAATATGAGAAAGCTTTGCCAAAACAAATCAAACAGGCTACCACCGAACAGATCGCTTTTCTGAAAGAAGTTTCTCTCGTATATTCTGTCAACAATTCGCCTTACTTTATTCTGGGAAGATTTAATTATGACCACGAGGTATGGGCTTATGACTGGCTGTATCTTGACAAGGATGGTAATTTATTGGATGAGATCAACGTCAAGGATTTCTTTATTTTGGATCAGGTAGGTTATCTGGTCTGGCCGGATAAGCATATGTTATTTACAAAGAACGCCCTTGAAAAAGATTGGAAAACGGGAAAAATAAATTATGTTTATCAAACAGAAGCATTATATCTTATCAACGTCAAAAAAGGTGAACAGGATCCAACGATGGGCCTCTGGAATGCTAAGACCAAAACATGGGATCTAGCGCCAAATTTTCAGCATATTGATATCTTGAATGGCCGACGACAGATCTTTGCCTTACAGATGCAAAAAGACGGTCCTTTTACCTTGTACAATAATAAAACAAAACAGCAGATCGGTACAAAAAACTACGATACGATCAACCCAAGTGGTCTGGTGCGGGTAAAAGGCAAAGGAAATGAAGATAATTATTATCACATAGACATCTATACCGGAAAAGAGTACAAGGAGTAATCTCATGTGCATGAGCAGAAGTACTTAAGGTATCAAAAAAAAGCCCCGTTGTGATTTGACACACAAACGGGGTGAAAAGTGTAAAGGAAATTAAAACTTTTACTTCACAGCTTCCAGTAGTTTATGGAAAATAGCTGTATTATCGTATACCCCCCGAAATAAGAACGAGCGGGCTCCATAAGCAAATACTGGAACGAACGCATTCGTATGATCGTTGCTGCTAAAATTAACCATCACACGTCCTGATTTACGGTCAGAATCCAGCAATGTAAGTCCGCCGGTTTCATGATCTGCAGTTACAACAACCAGCATCTCTGGATCCTGATCGGCCAACTTTAGGGCTTCTTCGACAGTTTTGTCAAGATCCAATGTTTCCATGACCGAATATTTGAGGTCATTCGCATGGCCGGCATAGTCAATCTGCGCAGACTCTGCCATCAGAAAGAATGGTTTATCATCGCGGGACAGAAACTTTATGCCATCCAGCATGGATTGTTTTAAAATCGTTGATCGACCATCTTTCACAGGCTTAAGAAGTTCGTCCGACAGGAAGACAATCTGCTTACCACTGGATTGATCGATCTGATCTTTTACAATCGAAACACCAGCGTATCCTTTCCAGTCACTTCTCTTCTGCAACCAGCCGGGTTTTCCGCCCAAAATAAAATCCACTGTGGAATGTTGGAACTGTCCTAAAATGGATTCGCTCTCATTCCGTTCCTGCTGATGGGCATAGAATACTGCGGGAGTGGCGTCTGTCACATCACCGATGCTGATCACTCCTGTTTTCCATCCCTGATCGGCCAGCACTGCAGCTACGCTGGGCAATGGCTTACCGTTTGAATCGACAGCAATTGCGCGGTTATTTACTTTCCGCCCTACAGCGATGGCTGAACCTCCGGCAGCGGAGTCGGTATTGTCCGAATTCAATGCCTCGGTCTGTGAAAGTCCGACTGTTTTGATCTGTGTCATATTGAGCGCGCCACCATTGGCCAATGTCGCTGCTTTTACAGCGGCCAGCCCCATTCCGTCCCCAATCAAAAGCAGAATCCGCTTCACCTTACGGTCCTGACCGTCATATTGAAAACTCGGTGTATAGATCGCCTGTGGTTTTACCGATTGGAAAGATGACCGTTCACGCTGATCAAGAAATAATTCTAAGGTCTTGGGATGATCGGTATTGATCCAGTACACGCCGAGATTAATAAGCTGCTGCCAGGCATTGGGACTGTCGTGTGTTCCGTAAAAACGAAAACGGAGTCCCAGTGAATCTGCCTTGGCGACCGCCTTTTTGATGGCCGGAATATTTTCGGGCAATCCCTTACCGTTCCAGTCCGTATAATCCTTTAGATCCGCACTGATCAATCCGGTCTGCGCCAGGCTTGCTGCATCGTAGCTCCAATTGACTTCACCATCAAAAAACAGCCATTTGGGATAATCCTTAAATCCATCTGGCTTAGGTCTCCCGCCTGTTACGATTACTTTAACCCCATTGGTATTTTTAAGCGGATTGAACAGATCTCCATATTGTTCAAGCGCTTTGACAAGAATTGGCAATACCTGTTTATAGTTTTCTTTGACGTCGATAAGCAACTGTAGCTTTTTTGCTTTGTCAGCAAAGGCTGTTCCGCCATTTTTGCGATATAGTGCAGCCACAGGATCCAGATAAAGTGCATTGAGCGTATTCTCCGTTTTGATTTCCTTTGCATCATGCGCAACCATCAATTTACCATTGCGCAGAAAAATATCCGCTTCAATGGATTGCATTCCCGCATAATAGGCTGTGTAGAAAGGCTGACTCTGCCAATAATCGTTATGACTATGTCCAGCATAGTTGATCGCCCCCGCCTGTCCTTTTTCACGGTTGAACATCAGCTGCTCAAATTTCTCATTGAGTGTTTGTGCGGAAGCCCCTAAAGGTCCTCCACACAAGCCAGCGATTAGCAATAAGCCTCCCAGTTTATTTCGGGAGACTTTTAGAACTTTTACCATCCTTGATTCTGTTTAATCAGACCTGCACTATTATCCACTTCCCTACGTGGTACCGCCCACACGTGGTGAGTTTTTGGATCAAATTTACGACCCGCAAACTCAACCGGCATGCCTGAACCATTCTTCATCGCATAGGTATGAAGCGGCTTGGCATAAGTTGCCTCAGCATCGCCCCAGCGCACTAAATCACGGTGACGGTCTGAAAACTCACCAGCTAATTCATTACGGCGTTCGCGTTTCAGATCAGTCAATGTCATCCCTGTCTTTTCGAGAAGGTTGGCACGTTTACGGATCATATTAAGCTCTTTATCTCCAGCACCGCTACCATTAAGCATAATCGAAGCTTCCGCTTTAATTAACAATATCTCTGCAAAACGGATCAAAGGCACATTTAGATCTGTAGCCATATGATTTCCATTGGGACTCACATGCCCAGTTTTTACTGGATCAGTGTGCGAGAAAGGTTCCATATACTTATTGAACTGCATGTCACAGGTTGCTGAACTTGCCGGTTCGAATATCCGCTCCTTGCCAAAGAAAACAAATTTATCGCCCGGTTT
The window above is part of the Sphingobacterium sp. ML3W genome. Proteins encoded here:
- a CDS encoding alkaline phosphatase; protein product: MVKVLKVSRNKLGGLLLIAGLCGGPLGASAQTLNEKFEQLMFNREKGQAGAINYAGHSHNDYWQSQPFYTAYYAGMQSIEADIFLRNGKLMVAHDAKEIKTENTLNALYLDPVAALYRKNGGTAFADKAKKLQLLIDVKENYKQVLPILVKALEQYGDLFNPLKNTNGVKVIVTGGRPKPDGFKDYPKWLFFDGEVNWSYDAASLAQTGLISADLKDYTDWNGKGLPENIPAIKKAVAKADSLGLRFRFYGTHDSPNAWQQLINLGVYWINTDHPKTLELFLDQRERSSFQSVKPQAIYTPSFQYDGQDRKVKRILLLIGDGMGLAAVKAATLANGGALNMTQIKTVGLSQTEALNSDNTDSAAGGSAIAVGRKVNNRAIAVDSNGKPLPSVAAVLADQGWKTGVISIGDVTDATPAVFYAHQQERNESESILGQFQHSTVDFILGGKPGWLQKRSDWKGYAGVSIVKDQIDQSSGKQIVFLSDELLKPVKDGRSTILKQSMLDGIKFLSRDDKPFFLMAESAQIDYAGHANDLKYSVMETLDLDKTVEEALKLADQDPEMLVVVTADHETGGLTLLDSDRKSGRVMVNFSSNDHTNAFVPVFAYGARSFLFRGVYDNTAIFHKLLEAVK